The DNA region GCAATAGTATCATCACTTATTAAAAATCGTGTATTTGTAAAGCCCTGCCTTTGCTGATAGTCGTTGAGGTAAGATACATTCAACCGTAATTCATAATCGGATTTTAGCTTTTGTAAATAGTTAGTAGTTATTAAATGAGTGTTATTATCTAGCCAACGACTTTTTGAAAAACTAGGTTCTCTTAATTTAACAATATCCAACCAATTTTTTTTTTCATCGTTGCGTTCAAACTGTTCCAAAAGATCATTGAGAGTAAACGTTTTTAATTGTAAGCTCAAATCATCACCACTATTATTAGCCTGATAAGAACTAATCATTTGTTGTTTTTTAGAAAACAACATTGGCGTAATATTGACATTCCACAACAAGGGATTAAAACCGCTACCTAATTCGGCTTGCCCTGTAAAAGTATATTTATTCTTTAGTTTAATATTAATTGCTGCTTGCTCTGAAGACACCAAACTATCTAAAATTTTTATTGGTTGATGGTTTTCTAAAACTTGTACTCTTGAAACTTCCTTGAAAGGTAGATTATTATTGGCTAAATTATACTTGCCCTCTAATAAATCCATACCTTCAATATAGTATTTATTAATTGGCCTACCTAGATAGAGGATTTTCCCATCCGACAATACCTCAATACCAGGCATATTTTTTAACACGTCTCCTATAGTTCTATCTTCTAGTTTAGAAAAAGCATCTACTGAATAATTAATTGTATCACCATTATGAGTAATCGGTCTTGATTTTATTACAACTTCTTTTAATTTTGTTGCCTGTTCGATTAAGACAATGTTTTTAGTTTGACTTTTGTTATCGATAACTTCCGTCACACTTTTATACCCCATAGCACGAATATTCAAATGTAGTTGCTCAGGTTTACTATATAAAGTAATTGAAAAATACCCATTGATATCAGATATATCATAAGCATAAGTACCGCTTGAATCAATTTTTTTAATAATAACACTTGCCCCGACAATTGATTTTCTATTTTCAGTTTTTAAATATCCTTCTATAGTGGTTTGCGAAAAGCATGAAAAAGATAAAAGGAAAAAGAAACATAATGTTATTAATAACCTCATTGATCGTTATCGTTTAATTCAATTGGGTTATTTTTCTTATTAAGTTTTACTTTTATTTGTTGTTTGTATTCTTCATCTACAGTAAATCCAGCCTGTGAAGCCCTTTCGAATATGTTATTTTTGAACTCTTTGAGTTTTTTGAAAAATGTTGATTTGTCTGTTATAAAAAGTTTATCTTTTGTTTTTAAAGACGGATATGTCATGCTTATGTTAACTTTTTCTATTAACTCAAAAACATAATGATTCTCTACATCTGAAATTTTAATAATCAGACCAGGAAGACCACTAAATTTATAAGGCCCATCAGAAATGGGTATTTCACTAGAAAACCAAGCTTCATATTTTCTTCCAGCATAAAAGGTGGTTGCTTTTTGGCTTTCAAAACCATTTATAGTCATAGTGTCGGATTTAATTTCCCATTTAATATTTTCTTTACTTTCGTCATATCTAAAGTTGTCAATAAAGATTTTTTCAAAAACTATTAAGCTATCATGGTTAAAGGTTTTGATTATCTTGAAACTAAATTGAGTTTTTGGAAATGAAGAAATGTTTGATAGACTAGAATTTTGTTTTTCTGGATTATTTTTTAATTCGAGCAACATTGAGTCTCTAACAAATCCATTATAACTTTGGAATATTGAACCGTCATTACCCGTAAAAAGAAGCATTTTTTCACTCTGCTTGCTGTTGATGTTGGTGGAATCCGATTGATAAGTTAGATTATATATAAACTTGTGATTCAATATGCTTTCTTGAGCATATGACATATTGACTGAAATTAGTAGTATAAATATAAAAGTTAGTTTTGGATTCATAATTATTAGAATTAGAAATGTTTATAAATAGAAACACCTATCTTTAAAGAGAGGTGTTTCTTTGAATTTACTATGAACAAAACTGTTGTTCAGCCCACAAAACTTTTGCAATGATTTCCGAAGTTGTTTCTCCACAAGCAAAACCTGTAATTCCACAAGATAAGGTAAAAGGAACACATTCCCATTCATGGTCTTCAGTGGCCTGATTAGGCATCTCATCATCAGACATCTCATCAAAAACCTCATTAGATATTTCATCAGAAATATCATTAGAAATCTCAATAAATATTTCATCAGAAATATCATTAGGAATAACTGTGGCAAAACTGAATGACGTAGTACAAACTAGCACTAATATTAATAATATTTTTTTCATTTTAATAATTTTTTAAAACCTGTCTATTAACAGGTAAGTTTAATACTATAATTTTTCCGTGAAAATCTTTAC from Aureibaculum sp. 2308TA14-22 includes:
- a CDS encoding GLPGLI family protein; the encoded protein is MNPKLTFIFILLISVNMSYAQESILNHKFIYNLTYQSDSTNINSKQSEKMLLFTGNDGSIFQSYNGFVRDSMLLELKNNPEKQNSSLSNISSFPKTQFSFKIIKTFNHDSLIVFEKIFIDNFRYDESKENIKWEIKSDTMTINGFESQKATTFYAGRKYEAWFSSEIPISDGPYKFSGLPGLIIKISDVENHYVFELIEKVNISMTYPSLKTKDKLFITDKSTFFKKLKEFKNNIFERASQAGFTVDEEYKQQIKVKLNKKNNPIELNDNDQ